Proteins from one Drosophila gunungcola strain Sukarami chromosome 3R, Dgunungcola_SK_2, whole genome shotgun sequence genomic window:
- the LOC128251701 gene encoding stAR-related lipid transfer protein 13 isoform X2, with protein sequence MQRRMSITIREYKFFRSFSQKFENWPKRKAEALWRKMRERKIAEIEAVEACKWLRAAGFPQYAQMYEDHQFPIDLNNVAKDHTNLENDQLQSLYRRLCVLNRCATMRLDQSHKPQTPQQKEESDDENFALSEHWTFQPHIRRWSRIGEMGLELPPPGLLSLNVEKTESSSKESSPDRFEEDGAGITLVIPGCSKASTGGVATDGSSLGEGSDSGRLRRSGSERIKDQAKALLRRVESIKSRRRKRQNRENVVISGPQVLDLSHFGQRSSLRKPDAVYSTPPSPSALSPMHTFPKAPFFGNDLKVPSHSDNFLSPNRSSPKRTPTTPRSMRTSPLHFFSSPMSQLKEGKSDDSSSYYSDSQESSTGGKLSLRKPSKARRFLQRTGKVDDIGAHSDSECHQGRKLLIKDANSNTTEVKVKKLTRGGSLNLGKDPKKREGGFRSSSFRSRSTSRKESKNEEDQAVGGSANGSSKRQPVVRWHSFQMEERPNMIFRKCFSKKIEPLQEDNGGIPFAAMSAGQLQIIRKLALVTLTGHMERYCPSHRSGWNWELPKFIKKIKMPDYKDKKVFGVPLLMILQRSGQTLPMAVRAAFRWLQLNALDQVGIFRKSGGKSRIIKLREQIEVTDSTAECMDIFDLQQAYDVADMLKQYFRELPESLLTTKMSETFVAIFQHLPAEVRLDAVQCAVLLLPDENREILYVLLEFLTIVAANSQQNQMTSNNLGVCLAQSIFHSSISTGSASVSASPRRKGKGSGMPDMKELAEAKASHECLSFMIEHYKPIYTAAKEKLSKCNFSYMEESKPLPLEALGEGMQFHNWRGYLYECTSATIKEGREKTRGWFSINSLTDSNVDIAYKKVGDGHPLRLWRCSTEIEGPPREVLEYVIKQRASWDANLLQCQTVKKLDDRTEIYQYALDGQLTTDFCVLRSWQTDLPRGACVIVETSIDHAKAKPLFGAVRGVVLASRYLIEPCGSGRSRVMHLARVDVKGKTPEWYNKNYGHICSHYLSRIRLAFKHVADGPESKV encoded by the exons ATGCAACGTCGCATGTCCATCACTATTCGCGAGTACAAGTTCTTCAGGAGCTTCTCGCAGAAATTCGAGAACTGGCCAAAACGCAAGGCCGAGGCACTGTGGCGGAAAATGCGCGAACGCAAGATTGCAG AAATCGAAGCTGTGGAGGCTTGCAAATGGCTGCGAGCTGCAGGTTTTCCGCAATATGCGCAGATGTACGAAG ATCACCAGTTCCCGATCGATCTGAACAATGTAGCCAAGGATCACACCAATCTGGAGAACGATCAGCTGCAGTCCCTTTACCGCCGGCTCTGTGTCCTCAATCGCTGTGCCACCATGCGGCTGGACCAATCGCACAAGCCGCAAACACCACAG CAAAAGGAGGAATCGGACGATGAAAACTTCGCGCTGAGCGAGCACTGGACATTCCAACCGCACATTCGCCGCTGGTCGCGGATCGGGGAGATGGGCCTGGAACTGCCGCCTCCGGGACTGTTGAGCTTGAACGTGGAGAAGACGGAGAGCTCGTCGAAGGAGTCGAGTCCGGATCGGTTCGAGGAGGACGGGGCCGGGATCACGCTGGTGATACCGGGCTGCAGCAAGGCCAGCActgggggcgtggccacgGACGGCTCCTCCCTGGGCGAGGGCTCCGACAGCGGACGCCTGCGGCGGAGTGGCAGCGAGCGGATCAAGGACCAGGCCAAGGCCCTGCTCCGAAGGGTGGAGTCCATCAAGTCGCGACGGCGCAAGCGACAGAATCGCGAGAATGTGGTGATCAGTGGGCCGCAGGTGCTGGACCTCTCGCACTTCGGCCAGCGGAGTAGTCTGCGCAAGCCGGACGCCGTCTACTCCACCCCGCCCTCGCCCTCGGCCCTCAGTCCCATGCACACATTCCCCAAGGCGCCGTTCTTCGGCAACGACCTCAAGGTGCCCAGCCACAGCGACAACTTCCTGAGTCCCAACCGCTCCAGTCCCAAGCGGACGCCCACCACGCCCCGATCGATGCGCACCAGTCCGCTGCACTTCTTCTCCAGCCCCATGTCGCAGCTGAAGGAGGGCAAGTCCGACGACTCCTCGTCCTACTACAGCGACAGCCAGGAGTCGTCCACGGGCGGCAAGTTGTCCCTGCGAAAGCCCTCCAAGGCTCGCCGCTTCCTGCAGCGCACGGGCAAGGTCGATGACATCGGGGCCCATTCCGACTCCGAGTGCCATCAGGGGCGCAAGCTGCTGATCAAGGATGCCAATTCCAACACCACCGAGGTCAAGGTCAAGAAGTTAACGCGCGGCGGCTCGCTGAACTTGGGCAAAGACCCCAAGAAGCGGGAGGGTGGATTCCGTTCCTCATCTTTCCGCTCGCGCAGCACCTCGCGCAAGGAGTCCAAGAACGAGGAGGACCAGGCCGTCGGGGGATCAGCCAATGGCAGCTCCAAGCGACAGCCAGTGGTGCGCTGGCACAGCTTCCAGATGGAGGAGCGCCCGAACATGATATTCCGCAAGTGCTTCTCCAAGAAAATCGAGCCACTGCAAGAGGACAACGGTGGCATCCCGTTTGCCGCCATGTCAGCGGGTCAGTTGCAGATAATCCGCAAGCTGGCACTGGTCACTTTGACTGGACACATGGAGCGGTACTGCCCCTCGCACCGGTCTGGCTGGAACTGGGAGCTGCCCAAGTTCATCAAGAAGATCAAGATGCCGGACTACAAGGACAAGAAGGTGTTCGGCGTGCCCCTCCTCATGATCCTCCAGCGCAGTGGCCAAACCTTGCCGATGGCCGTGCGAGCCGCCTTCCGCTGGCTGCAGCTGAACGCCCTCGATCAGGTGGGCATCTTCCGCAAGAGCGGTGGAAAGTCGCGAATCATCAAGCTGCGCGAGCAAATCGAGGTGACAGATTCCACTGCCGAGTGCATGGATATCTTCGATCTGCAGCAGGCCTACGACGTGGCCGACATGCTGAAACAGTATTTCCGCGAGCTACCCGAATCTCTGCTGACCACCAAGATGTCCGAGACCTTTGTGGCCATCTTTCAAC ATCTCCCAGCTGAAGTGCGTCTGGATGCTGTGCAATGTGCCGTGCTCCTTCTTCCCGATGAAAACAGGGAAATCCTGTACGTGCTGCTCGAATTCCTCACCATCGTGGCGGCCAACTCGCAGCAGAACCAGATGACCAGCAACAACCTGGGCGTGTGTCTGGCCCAATCCATCTTCCACTCGTCCATTTCAACGGGGTCCGCCTCCGTTTCGGCCTCCCCGCGCCGCAAGGGCAAGGGATCCGGCATGCCGGACATGAAGGAGCTGGCGGAGGCCAAGGCCTCGCACGAGTGCCTGTCCTTCATGATCGAGCACTACAAGCCGATCTACACGGCCGCCAAGGAGAAGCTGAGCAAGTGCAACTTCAGCTACATGGAGGAGTCGAAGCCACTGCCCCTGGAGGCCCTGGGCGAGGGCATGCAGTTTCACAACTGGCGGGGGTATCTCTACGAGTGCACCAGTGCCACCATCAAAGAGGGTCGCGAAAA GACCCGCGGCTGGTTTAGCATAAACTCGCTGACTGACAGCAATGTGGACATTGCCTACAAGAAAGTGGGCGATGGCCATCCGCTGAGACTTTGGCGCTGTTCCACGGAGATCGAAGGACCTCCCAGGGAGGTGCTCGAGTATGTGATCAAGCAACGAGCCTCCTGGGATGCAAATTTGCTGCAATGTCAGACGGTGAAGAAGCTGGACGATCGCACGGAGATCTATCAGTATGCGCTGGATGGCCAACTGACCACGGACTTTTGTGTATTGCG TTCCTGGCAAACGGATTTGCCGCGCGGTGCCTGCGTTATAGTGGAGACCTCGATCGATCATGCCAAGGCCAAGCCCCTTTTCGGGGCGGTAAGGGGCGTGGTCCTCGCCTCGCGATATCTCATCGAGCCCTGTGGCAGCGGTAGATCAAGGGTGATGCACCTGGCCAGAGTGGATGTCAA GGGCAAGACACCGGAGTGGTATAACAAAAACTACG